A section of the Etheostoma cragini isolate CJK2018 chromosome 12, CSU_Ecrag_1.0, whole genome shotgun sequence genome encodes:
- the cbln12 gene encoding cerebellin 12 isoform X2, producing MEYKIVQKETVMYPRSITFDIPILLGVLLLWGPMESRSQNDTEPIILEGKCLVVCDSTPSSEPAGNALGMSVRSGSGRVAFSASRQTNHEPTDMSNRTMIIYFDNILVNVGTHFDQESSVFLAPRRGVYSFNFHVVKAYNRQTIQVSLMLNGWAMISAFAGDQDVTREAATNAGLVIMEKGDKAYLRLERGNLMGGWKYSTFSGFLVFPL from the exons ATGGAATACAAGATTGTTCAGAAGGAAACAG TCATGTACCCCAGGTCAATCACCTTCGACATCCCCATACTGTTGGGTGTGCTCCTGTTGTGGGGGCCTATGGAGTCTAGAAGCCAGAATGACACAGAGCCCATCATCCTCGAGGGGAAATGCTTGGTCGTGTGTGACTCAACTCCTTCATCCGAGCCCGCCGGTAACGCCCTGGGCATGTCGGTCCGGTCTGGCTCTGGACGGGTGGCCTTCTCCGCCAGCCGCCAGACCAACCACGAGCCCACGGACATGAGCAACCGCACCATGATCATCTACTTTGATAAT attttggTGAACGTAGGCACTCACTTTGACCAAGAGAGTAGTGTCTTCCTTGCACCGAGAAGAGGTGTGTACAGCTTCAACTTCCATGTTGTAAAGGCCTACAATAGACAAACCATTCAG GTCAGCTTAATGTTGAATGGCTGGGCAATGATTTCAGCTTTCGCCGGGGACCAGGATGTGACCAGAGAAGCTGCCACTAACGCCGGCCTGGTGATTATGGAGAAGGGGGACAAGGCCTACCTCAGACTGGAAAGAGGCAACCTGATGGGAGGCTGGAAGTACTCCACCTTCTCTGGGTTCCTGGTCTTCCCTCTGTAA
- the trim110 gene encoding E3 ubiquitin-protein ligase TRIM11 isoform X2 — protein MSSLEEEQTCSVCRDFFSQAHPLPCGHSFCSACIREAWSVQAEGKSRFTCPQCQEEHGEVLCDCCPPGAADGQPLVAVKTCLKCEVSLCAEHLQPHLERPAFSTHLLVDPLGDLSQRKCPTHTEILRYYCADERVYVCSDCLLDGGHAQHKVKAMKQVEEDLKIILQTLLSKAEEKLKDGVQILKEHEAIDSTMADSLKKDHTQVERLGSDLQVQVKRLVDALREITKREKQQVIKRVHEDCSRVRSDMCQALSIQHYLASLLAETDPFLLIWAFQSDDTKLLADLNNPLFIPDAVSLDRKHILEDIESKYREFITGTLRCLSELKRELLSSPLTLDTNTAHPLLSISDDLRSVTRVKSRLPCAAHPERFDHWPQVLTAQAFTSGTHYWELEAEGFWDIGICYRSIGRKGKDGNAFGNNKVSWSLTQQHDRKLAAWHNRRKTRLTYQMTGNRVAVAVDYGAGTVTYSEVGPSNSLTHLYTFSTLFTQPVCLGFGLYKAELNSRISIVKL, from the exons ATGTCGTCCCTGGAGGAAGAGCAAACCTGCTCTGTGTGTCGAGACTTCTTCAGCCAGGCCCACCCCCTGCCCTGTGGTCACAGCTTCTGCTCCGCCTGCATTCGTGAAGCTTGGAGCGTCCAGGCTGAGGGCAAAAGTCGCTTCACCTGCCCCCAGTGTCAGGAGGAGCATGGTGAAGTGCTGTGTGACTGCTGTCCTCCTGGGGCAGCAGACGGACAGCCACTGGTGGCTGTCAAGACCTGCCTGAAGTGTGAAGTGTCACTGTGTGCTGAACACCTCCAACCCCATTTGGAGAGACCTGCGTTTAGCACCCACCTATTGGTGGATCCGCTGGGGGACCTCTCCCAGCGAAAGTGCccgacacacacagagatattgCGCTACTACTGTGCCGATGAgagggtgtatgtgtgtagtgACTGTCTGCTGGACGGAGGCCACGCTCAGCACAAAGTGAAGGCAATGAAACAAGTGGAAGAGGATCTGAAG ATTATTCTCCAGACCCTGCTCAGCAAAGCAGAGGAGAAGCTAAAAGATGGAGTGCAAATCCTCAAAGAGCATGAGGCCATTGATTCAACCATGGCT GACTCTTTAAAGAAGGATCACACCCAGGTGGAGCGGCTGGGTTCAGACCTGCAGGTCCAGGTGAAAAGGCTGGTAGACGCTCTGAGGGAGATCACCAAGAGGGAGAAACAGCAGGTCATAAAGCGTGTGCATGAAGACTGCTCCAGGGTGAGAAGCGACATGTGCCAGGCGCTAAGCATACAGCACTACCTGGCCTCACTGCTGGCAGAGACGGACCCCTTCCTGCTCATCTGG GCCTTTCAATCAGATGACACAAA GTTACTAGCCGACCTCAACAACCCGCTTTTCATCCCTGATGCCGTCAGTCTGGACAGGAAACACATCTTGGAGGACATCGAGAGCAAGTATCGAGAGTTTATCACCGGCACCCTCCGCTGCCTCAGTGAACTCAAGAGGGAGCTTT TAAGCAGTCCTTTGACTCTGGACACTAACACAGCCCATCCTCTGTTGAGCATCTCTGATGATCTTCGCTCAGTGACACGGGTTAAAAGCCGCCTGCCCTGCGCTGCTCACCCCGAACGTTTCGACCACTGGCCGCAGGTCCTCACTGCCCAGGCCTTCACCTCTGGGACTCACTACTGGGAGCTGGAGGCTGAGGGATTCTGGGATATTGGCATCTGCTATAGAAGTATTGGACGGAAGGGGAAAGATGGAAACGCCTTTGGGAACAACAag GTATCATGGAGCTTGACACAGCAGCATGACAGGAAGCTGGCTGCCTGGCACAACCGCAGGAAGACCCGCCTAACGTACCAAATGACCGGCAATCgagttgctgttgctgtggacTATGGTGCAGGCACCGTCACTTACTCCGAGGTGGGACCATCAAACAGCCTGACCCACCTCTACACTTTCTCCACCTTGTTCACTCAACCTGTGTGCTTGGGCTTTGGACTCTACAAAGCTGAGCTCAACAGCCGAATCTCTATTGTCAAACTCTGA
- the trim110 gene encoding E3 ubiquitin-protein ligase TRIM11 isoform X1: protein MSSLEEEQTCSVCRDFFSQAHPLPCGHSFCSACIREAWSVQAEGKSRFTCPQCQEEHGEVLCDCCPPGAADGQPLVAVKTCLKCEVSLCAEHLQPHLERPAFSTHLLVDPLGDLSQRKCPTHTEILRYYCADERVYVCSDCLLDGGHAQHKVKAMKQVEEDLKVILQTLLSKAEEKLKDGVQILKEHEAIDSTMADSLKKDHTQVERLGSDLQVQVKRLVDALREITKREKQQVIKRVHEDCSRVRSDMCQALSIQHYLASLLAETDPFLLIWAFQSDDTKLLADLNNPLFIPDAVSLDRKHILEDIESKYREFITGTLRCLSELKRELLSSPLTLDTNTAHPLLSISDDLRSVTRVKSRLPCAAHPERFDHWPQVLTAQAFTSGTHYWELEAEGFWDIGICYRSIGRKGKDGNAFGNNKVSWSLTQQHDRKLAAWHNRRKTRLTYQMTGNRVAVAVDYGAGTVTYSEVGPSNSLTHLYTFSTLFTQPVCLGFGLYKAELNSRISIVKL, encoded by the exons ATGTCGTCCCTGGAGGAAGAGCAAACCTGCTCTGTGTGTCGAGACTTCTTCAGCCAGGCCCACCCCCTGCCCTGTGGTCACAGCTTCTGCTCCGCCTGCATTCGTGAAGCTTGGAGCGTCCAGGCTGAGGGCAAAAGTCGCTTCACCTGCCCCCAGTGTCAGGAGGAGCATGGTGAAGTGCTGTGTGACTGCTGTCCTCCTGGGGCAGCAGACGGACAGCCACTGGTGGCTGTCAAGACCTGCCTGAAGTGTGAAGTGTCACTGTGTGCTGAACACCTCCAACCCCATTTGGAGAGACCTGCGTTTAGCACCCACCTATTGGTGGATCCGCTGGGGGACCTCTCCCAGCGAAAGTGCccgacacacacagagatattgCGCTACTACTGTGCCGATGAgagggtgtatgtgtgtagtgACTGTCTGCTGGACGGAGGCCACGCTCAGCACAAAGTGAAGGCAATGAAACAAGTGGAAGAGGATCTGAAGGTC ATTCTCCAGACCCTGCTCAGCAAAGCAGAGGAGAAGCTAAAAGATGGAGTGCAAATCCTCAAAGAGCATGAGGCCATTGATTCAACCATGGCT GACTCTTTAAAGAAGGATCACACCCAGGTGGAGCGGCTGGGTTCAGACCTGCAGGTCCAGGTGAAAAGGCTGGTAGACGCTCTGAGGGAGATCACCAAGAGGGAGAAACAGCAGGTCATAAAGCGTGTGCATGAAGACTGCTCCAGGGTGAGAAGCGACATGTGCCAGGCGCTAAGCATACAGCACTACCTGGCCTCACTGCTGGCAGAGACGGACCCCTTCCTGCTCATCTGG GCCTTTCAATCAGATGACACAAA GTTACTAGCCGACCTCAACAACCCGCTTTTCATCCCTGATGCCGTCAGTCTGGACAGGAAACACATCTTGGAGGACATCGAGAGCAAGTATCGAGAGTTTATCACCGGCACCCTCCGCTGCCTCAGTGAACTCAAGAGGGAGCTTT TAAGCAGTCCTTTGACTCTGGACACTAACACAGCCCATCCTCTGTTGAGCATCTCTGATGATCTTCGCTCAGTGACACGGGTTAAAAGCCGCCTGCCCTGCGCTGCTCACCCCGAACGTTTCGACCACTGGCCGCAGGTCCTCACTGCCCAGGCCTTCACCTCTGGGACTCACTACTGGGAGCTGGAGGCTGAGGGATTCTGGGATATTGGCATCTGCTATAGAAGTATTGGACGGAAGGGGAAAGATGGAAACGCCTTTGGGAACAACAag GTATCATGGAGCTTGACACAGCAGCATGACAGGAAGCTGGCTGCCTGGCACAACCGCAGGAAGACCCGCCTAACGTACCAAATGACCGGCAATCgagttgctgttgctgtggacTATGGTGCAGGCACCGTCACTTACTCCGAGGTGGGACCATCAAACAGCCTGACCCACCTCTACACTTTCTCCACCTTGTTCACTCAACCTGTGTGCTTGGGCTTTGGACTCTACAAAGCTGAGCTCAACAGCCGAATCTCTATTGTCAAACTCTGA
- the cbln12 gene encoding cerebellin 12 isoform X1, which translates to MEYKIVQKETVFQRDIQLNVPGSVMYPRSITFDIPILLGVLLLWGPMESRSQNDTEPIILEGKCLVVCDSTPSSEPAGNALGMSVRSGSGRVAFSASRQTNHEPTDMSNRTMIIYFDNILVNVGTHFDQESSVFLAPRRGVYSFNFHVVKAYNRQTIQVSLMLNGWAMISAFAGDQDVTREAATNAGLVIMEKGDKAYLRLERGNLMGGWKYSTFSGFLVFPL; encoded by the exons ATGGAATACAAGATTGTTCAGAAGGAAACAG tttTTCAAAGAGATATTCAACTAAACGTCCCAGGTTCAGTCATGTACCCCAGGTCAATCACCTTCGACATCCCCATACTGTTGGGTGTGCTCCTGTTGTGGGGGCCTATGGAGTCTAGAAGCCAGAATGACACAGAGCCCATCATCCTCGAGGGGAAATGCTTGGTCGTGTGTGACTCAACTCCTTCATCCGAGCCCGCCGGTAACGCCCTGGGCATGTCGGTCCGGTCTGGCTCTGGACGGGTGGCCTTCTCCGCCAGCCGCCAGACCAACCACGAGCCCACGGACATGAGCAACCGCACCATGATCATCTACTTTGATAAT attttggTGAACGTAGGCACTCACTTTGACCAAGAGAGTAGTGTCTTCCTTGCACCGAGAAGAGGTGTGTACAGCTTCAACTTCCATGTTGTAAAGGCCTACAATAGACAAACCATTCAG GTCAGCTTAATGTTGAATGGCTGGGCAATGATTTCAGCTTTCGCCGGGGACCAGGATGTGACCAGAGAAGCTGCCACTAACGCCGGCCTGGTGATTATGGAGAAGGGGGACAAGGCCTACCTCAGACTGGAAAGAGGCAACCTGATGGGAGGCTGGAAGTACTCCACCTTCTCTGGGTTCCTGGTCTTCCCTCTGTAA